One genomic window of Etheostoma spectabile isolate EspeVRDwgs_2016 chromosome 5, UIUC_Espe_1.0, whole genome shotgun sequence includes the following:
- the nsmfb gene encoding NMDA receptor synaptonuclear signaling and neuronal migration factor isoform X1, with translation MGTAVSKRKNLRSDAISSVAAKVRAARAFGECLSNTNPENCNGADHLLSDTFPNQNCDPPVVIHLHNNSLTPQSHCLPISKPQKSSQSNPCAHLQSQPQLNTLQATLGPSKRQLSVERSPSIEDPPGARGPEGSVVVKPARVYTITREGEMTLVGRGSEESLELDVLKPQSQAPASAHHNLSCTSQPSATAACSSHHHGSHHRSNYHQAHQHHGGPPPSSQPLQSSGSANNIRDWGMRRGGSRDDYIPDCVACIRAPCQSQRSLDLDTSPQDGRKPRKKLERMYSEDRASTDDREDTPNSWFPKENMFSFQTATTTMQAISAFRGIAEKKRRKREQEAATMMERNFRTHLRVVGSRRMKVQTFTDRRAKSFSRSWSDPTPVKPDSLHDSRDSGELQSSSGTLDEGLDEDADWEEEREMERVACEGEDFIPPKIMLISSKVPKAEYVPNIIRRDDPSIIPILYDHEHATFDDILGEIERKLIGYRKGCKIWNMLIFCQGGPGHLYLLKNKVATFAKVEKEEDMIQFWRRLSRLMSKLNPKPNLIHIMGCYVLGSANGEKLIQTLKKLMRPSSVEFKSPLELSAEGKDMIETYFDFRLFRLWKSRQHSKLLDYDDLL, from the exons AGCAGCCAGAGCATTTGGAGAATGCCTGTCCAATACCAATCCAGAGAACTGCAACGGAGCAG ATCATCTATTGTCTGACACCTTCCCCAACCAGAACTGCGACCCTCCAGTCGTCATCCACTTGCATAACAACAGCCTGACACCACAGAGCCACTGTTTACCCATATCTAAACCCCAAAAGTCCAGCCAATCCAATCCCTGTGCTCATCTCCAGTCTCAGCCTCAGCTTAACACCCTCCAGGCCACTTTGGGCCCCTCCAAACGTCAACTCTCGGTGGAGCGCAGCCCCTCAATAGAGGACCCGCCAGGTGCCAGGGGCCCAGAGGGGAGCGTGGTGGTGAAGCCGGCCAGGGTGTATACAATCACCAGGGAAGGAGAGATGACCCTTGTGGGTCGTGGCAGCGAGGAGAGCCTGGAGCTGGACGTGCTGAAGCCTCAGTCCCAGGCTCCTGCCTCTGCTCACCACAACCTGTCCTGCACCAGCCAGCCGTCCGCCACAGCTGCCTGCAGTAGCCATCATCATGGTAGCCATCACCGCAGCAACTATCACCAGGCCCACCAACATCACGGAGGCCCGCCGCCATCATCGCAGCCACTCCAGAGCTCCGGGAGCGCCAACAACATCCGGGACTGGGGGATGAGGAGAGGGGGGTCGCGGGACGACTATATCCCAGACTGCGTGGCCTGCATTCGGGCTCCGTGTCAAAGCCAGCGCTCCCTGGACCTGGATACCTCACCGCAGGATGGAAGGAAGCCCCGCAAGAAACTGGAGAGGATGTACAGCGAGGACAGAGCGTCTACTGATGACAGGG AAGACACTCCTAATAGCTGGTTCCCCAAAGAGAATATGTTCAGCTTTCAGACAGCCACCACCACCATGCAGGC AATATC GGCTTTCCGAGGCATTGCTGAGAAAAAGAGGCGGAAAAGAGAGCAGGAGGCAGCCACCATGATGGAGAG AAATTTCCGCACACACCTTAGGGTTGTGGGCAGCCGCAGGATGAAAGTCCAGA CCTTTACCGACCGCCGGGCCAAGAGTTTCAGCCGCTCGTGGAGTGACCCGACCCCTGTCAAGCCTGACTCACTGCATGACTCCAGAGACA gTGGCGAGCTTCAGTCCTCCTCAGGGACACTAGATGAAGGGCTGGACGAGGACGCCGactgggaggaggagagggagatggagagagtgGCCTGTGAAGGAGAGGACTTCATCCCACCTAAAATCATG CTGATATCCTCCAAGGTCCCAAAGGCTGAATATGTTCCTAACATCATTCGTAGGGACGATCCCTCCATCATCCCCATTCTTTAT GATCATGAACATGCCACGTTTGATGACATCCTCG GGGAGATAGAGAGGAAGCTGATTGGCTACAGGAAAGGCTGTAAGATCTGGAACATGCTCATTTTCTGCCAG GGAGGCCCAGGCCATCTGTACCTGCTGAAGAATAAAGTGGCCACCTTTGCAAAAGTGGAGAAGGAAGAAGACATGATCCA GTTCTGGCGCCGGCTCAGCAGGCTGATGAGTAAACTCAACCCCAAGCCCAACCTCATCCACATCATGGGCTGCTACGTGCTGGGCAGCGCTAACGGAGAAAAG ctgattcagactCTGAAGAAGCTGATGAGACCCTCCTCGGTCGAATTCAAGTCCCCTCTAGAGCTGTCTGCAGAGG GCAAAGACATGATCGAGACGTACTTTGACTTCCGTCTGTTCCGCCTGTGGAAAAGCCGCCAGCACTCCAAGCTGCTGGACTACGACGACCTCTTGTGA
- the nsmfb gene encoding NMDA receptor synaptonuclear signaling and neuronal migration factor isoform X2, translating to MGTAVSKRKNLRSDAISSVAAKVRAARAFGECLSNTNPENCNGADHLLSDTFPNQNCDPPVVIHLHNNSLTPQSHCLPISKPQKSSQSNPCAHLQSQPQLNTLQATLGPSKRQLSVERSPSIEDPPGARGPEGSVVVKPARVYTITREGEMTLVGRGSEESLELDVLKPQSQAPASAHHNLSCTSQPSATAACSSHHHGSHHRSNYHQAHQHHGGPPPSSQPLQSSGSANNIRDWGMRRGGSRDDYIPDCVACIRAPCQSQRSLDLDTSPQDGRKPRKKLERMYSEDRASTDDREDTPNSWFPKENMFSFQTATTTMQAISNFRTHLRVVGSRRMKVQTFTDRRAKSFSRSWSDPTPVKPDSLHDSRDSGELQSSSGTLDEGLDEDADWEEEREMERVACEGEDFIPPKIMLISSKVPKAEYVPNIIRRDDPSIIPILYDHEHATFDDILGEIERKLIGYRKGCKIWNMLIFCQGGPGHLYLLKNKVATFAKVEKEEDMIQFWRRLSRLMSKLNPKPNLIHIMGCYVLGSANGEKLIQTLKKLMRPSSVEFKSPLELSAEGKDMIETYFDFRLFRLWKSRQHSKLLDYDDLL from the exons AGCAGCCAGAGCATTTGGAGAATGCCTGTCCAATACCAATCCAGAGAACTGCAACGGAGCAG ATCATCTATTGTCTGACACCTTCCCCAACCAGAACTGCGACCCTCCAGTCGTCATCCACTTGCATAACAACAGCCTGACACCACAGAGCCACTGTTTACCCATATCTAAACCCCAAAAGTCCAGCCAATCCAATCCCTGTGCTCATCTCCAGTCTCAGCCTCAGCTTAACACCCTCCAGGCCACTTTGGGCCCCTCCAAACGTCAACTCTCGGTGGAGCGCAGCCCCTCAATAGAGGACCCGCCAGGTGCCAGGGGCCCAGAGGGGAGCGTGGTGGTGAAGCCGGCCAGGGTGTATACAATCACCAGGGAAGGAGAGATGACCCTTGTGGGTCGTGGCAGCGAGGAGAGCCTGGAGCTGGACGTGCTGAAGCCTCAGTCCCAGGCTCCTGCCTCTGCTCACCACAACCTGTCCTGCACCAGCCAGCCGTCCGCCACAGCTGCCTGCAGTAGCCATCATCATGGTAGCCATCACCGCAGCAACTATCACCAGGCCCACCAACATCACGGAGGCCCGCCGCCATCATCGCAGCCACTCCAGAGCTCCGGGAGCGCCAACAACATCCGGGACTGGGGGATGAGGAGAGGGGGGTCGCGGGACGACTATATCCCAGACTGCGTGGCCTGCATTCGGGCTCCGTGTCAAAGCCAGCGCTCCCTGGACCTGGATACCTCACCGCAGGATGGAAGGAAGCCCCGCAAGAAACTGGAGAGGATGTACAGCGAGGACAGAGCGTCTACTGATGACAGGG AAGACACTCCTAATAGCTGGTTCCCCAAAGAGAATATGTTCAGCTTTCAGACAGCCACCACCACCATGCAGGC AATATC AAATTTCCGCACACACCTTAGGGTTGTGGGCAGCCGCAGGATGAAAGTCCAGA CCTTTACCGACCGCCGGGCCAAGAGTTTCAGCCGCTCGTGGAGTGACCCGACCCCTGTCAAGCCTGACTCACTGCATGACTCCAGAGACA gTGGCGAGCTTCAGTCCTCCTCAGGGACACTAGATGAAGGGCTGGACGAGGACGCCGactgggaggaggagagggagatggagagagtgGCCTGTGAAGGAGAGGACTTCATCCCACCTAAAATCATG CTGATATCCTCCAAGGTCCCAAAGGCTGAATATGTTCCTAACATCATTCGTAGGGACGATCCCTCCATCATCCCCATTCTTTAT GATCATGAACATGCCACGTTTGATGACATCCTCG GGGAGATAGAGAGGAAGCTGATTGGCTACAGGAAAGGCTGTAAGATCTGGAACATGCTCATTTTCTGCCAG GGAGGCCCAGGCCATCTGTACCTGCTGAAGAATAAAGTGGCCACCTTTGCAAAAGTGGAGAAGGAAGAAGACATGATCCA GTTCTGGCGCCGGCTCAGCAGGCTGATGAGTAAACTCAACCCCAAGCCCAACCTCATCCACATCATGGGCTGCTACGTGCTGGGCAGCGCTAACGGAGAAAAG ctgattcagactCTGAAGAAGCTGATGAGACCCTCCTCGGTCGAATTCAAGTCCCCTCTAGAGCTGTCTGCAGAGG GCAAAGACATGATCGAGACGTACTTTGACTTCCGTCTGTTCCGCCTGTGGAAAAGCCGCCAGCACTCCAAGCTGCTGGACTACGACGACCTCTTGTGA